From the genome of Streptomyces sp. V2I9:
ACCAGTTCACCCCGAACGACGAGATCGGGCTGTGGGAGTTCGCCACCACGCTGGACGGTGAGAAGGACTACCGGCGGCTCATGCCGACGAAGCGGCTCGGCGACCCGGCAGCGGGCGGCGCGACCCACCGGGAGAAGCTCACGGCCGCGTTCGCGGGGCTGCGGCCGGTCCCGGGCGGGGCGACCGGGCTGTACGACACGGTGCTGGCCTCCTACCAGGAGGCCCGGTCTACGTACGTGAAGGGGAAGTTCAACGCCCTGGTGGTCCTCACGGACGGCTCCAACCAGGACGAGGACGGCATCTCGCGGAGCACGCTGGTCGCGGAGCTGAAGGAACTCGTCGACCCGGAGCGTCCCGTCCCGGTCATCGCCATCGCGGTGGGCCCGGACGCGGACCGTGAGGAGGTCGCCGAGATCGCCCGCGTCACCGGTGGCGACGGCTACGAGGTGAGCGACCCGGCGGACATCCAGGCGGTGATCCTGCGGGCGATCATGACGGCGGGCCAGAACGGCCGGGCGGGCCAGGAGTGACCACCGCCCTGCCGCCCCGCGCCCCGCGGAAGGGGCGAGGGGGCCGCCGGGCGGCCGCGCCACGGTGAAGCAGCCCGAGGCCCCGCAGGCCGGACGGGCCCCGTCGGCCCCCGGCGCCCGCCGCACCGCGTCGCACGGGGTCGGTGCCGGAAGCCCGCGCCCGTCGCCACCTCTGTGCGACGCGCCCGCGCCCGTCAGGGCGCCGGGAAGCCCACCGGCCAGGTGTGGACCGGCTCCCCCGCGTGCATCAGCTCGGCGTAGCGGCGGGTGGTGGCCGCGAGTGCCGCCTCCCGCCGGAGCCCGGCGTCCAGGGCCCGGTGGTACGTGGCGACCTGCCAGGAGGCGCCGTTGACGCGCCGCCTGCACCGCTCCTCGATCACCCCGAGGTAGCGGTCCCGGTCGGCGGGCTCGATGTGCCAGGCGTCCAGCCCCGCGGCGGCCAGCGGCAGCAGTTCGTCCAGCACCAGCCGTACGGCGGGGATCCTGGCCAGACCGCCCGAGCGGCCGGAGCGGGGCCAGAGCATCTCGGCCTCGATACCGTGCCGGCACGCCTCGGTGAAGTTCTCCTCGGCGGCCTCGAACGGCAGCCGGCTCCACACCGGCCGGGACTCCTCCGCGAGCGCCCGTACGAGCCCGTAGTAGAACGCGGCGTTGGCGATCACGTCGGTGACCGTCGGCCCGGCGGGCAGGACACGGTTCTCCACCCGCAGATGGGGAACCCCATCGGCGATCCCGTACACCGGCCGGTTCCAGCGGTAGACCGTGCCGTTGTGCAGGACCAGTTCGGCCAGCTCGGGCACCCCGCCCTCGTCCAGCACCTTCAGCGGGTCCTCGTCGTCGCAGATCGGCAGGAGCGGCGGGAAGTAGCGCAGGTTCTCCTCGAACAGCTCGTGGGCGGAGTCGATCCAGCGCTCCCCGAACCAGGTCCGGGGCCGCACCCCCTGGTTCGCCAGCTCCGGCGGGCGTACGTCGGTGGCCTGCTGGAACAGCGGCGGCCGGGACTCCCGCCACAGCTCCTTGCCGAAGAGGAACGGGGCGTTGGCGCCCAGCGCGATCTGTACGCCGGTGATCGCCTGGGCGGCGTTCCACACGTCGGCGAACCGGTCCGGCGTCACCTGGAGATGGAGCTGGACCGAGGTGCAGGCCGCCTCCGGGGCGATCGAGGGCGAGGTGCAGACCAGTCGCTCGACGCCGTCGATGTCCAGGAGGAAATCCTCCCCCCGGGCGGCCGCCATTTGGTCGTTGAGCAAGGTGTAGCGGTCGACGTCCGAGAGATTCGCGGAGACCACGTCGTGCTCTCCCAGGGTGGGCAGGATTCCGATCATCACGATCCCCGCGTCCACCTCTCCCGCCTTGCGGTGCGCATAGGCGAGTCCGGTACGCAACTCCTCCGAGAGCTGATCGAATACCCGGCCGCCGAGGCGGTGCGGGACGATGTTCACCTCAAGGTTGAACATGCCCAGTTCGGTCTGGAAATCCCGGCTCGCGATGCGCTGGAGCACCTGCTGGTTCATCATCCGGGGCATCCCGTCGGAACCCGCCAGATTCAGCTCTATCTCCAGCCCCATCAGATTCCGGGGACGGTCGAACCTCCGCTCCACCAGGAGTCTGTCCAGCCCCTCCAGGCACTGGTTGAGCTTGGCGCGGTAGGCCTGTCGATCGGACAGGTCAACGGCTCCCGCCACGACCTTCTCCCCCATCGAGGGGTCCCTCCTCCAGTGGCGGCCCGCGGGCCAGGCCGCTCGCATCACGATCGATAATGCCCAGCGGGAGTGATCCGTAACGCCCCCAAGGTCCTCCGATACCCGATAGTCTGGTGCAAGGAGACCGGGGGCACATTCCCCTGGCATACGACGCGCGGCATTTCTCGGCGGAGTATGCACCCCGAAAATGATGGCGAATTTCGGCCTACCGCATCGCCGGAATAGCACCAGGTCGATACCGGGGGCCGAATGACAAATCACCAGGAATGTCGCATCTCTCAGACCGGATGGCGTCTTGTGCACCCTATCCCGGACTGCTAGCGGAAACACTGTGTGAACAAGTGTCATATAAACTCCGCTCAACGAGGCAGAGAGCTGCTACGACTCGCCCGTCACCGGCCCGTTCCGGCCCCTCCCGCATGCCGACAATGTCGTCTGCACCCGCCCAAGCGTCACCGTGTCTCCGAAGTGAGAGGCGACCCACCATGCCGCTGCATGTCCTCCCGGCTCCCGCGCCCGCCCTGCGCAGCGTTCTCGCGGCCCTCGGTTCTCCCACGGCCGTCCGCGAAGCCCGAACATCCGCTCTCCGGTCCGCCCGGGGGCCACTGAGCCCCGAACTCCCGCTTCCCGTGCATGTGCTGGGCCGGATCGCTCCTGACCGGACGGCACCCCTGACGCGTCTCGCGGCCTGGCGCTTCCTGATCCGGAGCGAGGGCCGTCCGGTCGCCGCGGCGGACACCGTGCTCACCCCCGACGGCTGGCGGTTCTCGCACTTCTTCGAGGGCCCCTACCTCGCCTCGACCGAGCTCGCCGTCCGGCAGGCGGAGGCGTCGGCCACCCCCTGCCAGGCGCGGCTGCTGTCCATCCCGGAGCTTTACATGATCGCCCTCTGGCTCCACGGCGACACCGAGGCCGATCCCGCCGGCGGCATGCTCGCCCCGGCGGACGTCCTGGTACCCCTGGCGCCGGCCCCGCCGGGCATCGCGGCGCACCGGCCGCACCGGGTCGCCGATCTGCTGCCCGTCATCTCGATGCGCATGACCCCCGGGCCGCTCCTCAGCTCGGCCTGACCCCCGTCGCGTTCACCGGTTCCCTGCGGCGCCCCTACCGCCCCCGCACACCGGGGAGACGGTACGGGCGCCGCGGGAACGGTGCGGCCCCACTCGGACTAGCCCTATCCGGCCACCCCGAACCACCCAAAGGGACAGTGCAGTTGCGGTGAACCGTCCGCGCGGGTGATGCGTCAAGGGAGGAGTACGGGTGCTGCGGCGAAATCCCTGCGGATTCTTCCCCGTAGGGCAACACTGGGACCGGACCGACTGATACGGGGGCGGCATGAACACCTCATCCAGCCGCAGGACACTCGACTCGACGCAGCGAAAGAACCCATCCATGTGCCAGCACCAGCCACCCTGCCCCACCGCTGACTCACCCGACCGGGAGGCCGCCCGCCTGACGGCCCACCACCCCGAACAGGGTTGGAGCCTCCTGTGCAACGGCGTCCTCCTCTTCGAGGACACCGGCGAGTTGCTGCCGAACGGGCAGATCATCGCTCCGCACCGGCCGCTGGTGAAGGCCGCCTGAGAACAGCCGTACGGACGAGGGGCCGGCCCGGAGAAGTCTCCGCACCGGCCCCGACGCATGTCCGGCGTCCACCGCGCTCACGGCGCACGCCTCACGACAGGCTCGCTCAGGCGTCGTACGCGTCCAGCGGCGGGCAGGAGCAGACCAGGTTCCGGTCGCCGAAGGCCCCGTCGATCCGGCGGACCGGCGGCCAGTACTTGTCCGCGGCGGACACCCCGGCCGGGAAGACGGCCTCCTCGCGGCTGTAGCCGTGCTCCCAGTCACCGCCCAGCGCGGCGGCGGTGTGCGGGGCGTTGGCCAGCGGGTTGTCGTCCGCAGCCCACTCCCCCGAGGCGACCTTCTCGATCTCGGCGCGGATCGCGATCATGGTGTCGCAGAACCGGTCGAGCTCCGCGAGGTCCTCGCTCTCCGTCGGCTCGATCATCAGCGTGCCGGCCACCGGGAACGACATGGTCGGCGAGTGGAAGCCGTAGTCGATCAGGCGCTTGGCCACGTCGTCGATGGAGACGCCGGTCGCCTTCGAGATCGGGCGCAGATCCACGATGCACTCGTGCGCGACCAGTCCGGCCGGGCCTGTGTAGAGGATCGGGTAGTGCGGCTCCAGGCGCTTGGCGATGTAGTTCGCGGCGAGCACCGCGACCTGCGTGGCCCGCTTGAGGCCCTCGCCGCCCATCAGCCGGACGTACGCCCACGAGATCGGCAGGATGCCCGCCGAGCCCCACGGGGCGGCCGAGATCGGGCCCACCCCGGTCTCCGGGCCCGCGCCCGGCTGGAGGGGGTGATTGGGGAGATACGGCGCGAGGTGCGCGCGGACACCGACCGGACCGACGCCGGGGCCGCCGCCGCCGTGCGGGATGCAGAAGGTCTTGTGCAGGTTCAGGTGCGAGACGTCGCCGCCGAACTTGCCGGGCTTGGCGAGCCCGACCAGCGCGTTGAGGTTGGCGCCGTCGACGTAGACCTGGCCGCCCGCGTCGTGGACCTCGCCGCAGATGTCGGCGACGTGCTCCTCGAACACCCCGTGCGTGGACGGGTAGGTGATCATCAGCACGGCCAGCTCGTCGCGGTACTGCTCGATCTTGGCGCGCAGGTCCGCGACGTCGACCTCGCCGTCGTCGGCGGTCTTCACCACGACGACCTTCATGCCCGCCATGACCGCGCTGGCGGCGTTGGTGCCGTGCGCGGACGACGGGATCAGGCAGACGGTGCGCTGATCGTCGCCGTTGGCCCGGTGGTACGCCCTGACGGCCAGCAGCCCCGCGAACTCGCCCTGGGAACCGGCGTTCGGCTGGATGGACACCGCGTCGTAGCCGGTGACCTCCGCCAGGCGCTCCTCCAGCTCGCGGATGAGGGTGAGGAAGCCCTGCGCCTGCTCGGCCGGGGCGAAGGGGTGCAGCGCGCCGAACTCGGGCCAGGTGATCGACTCCATCTCGGCGGTCGCGTTCAGCTTCATGGTGCAGGAGCCGAGCGGGATCATGCCGCGGTCCAGCGCGTAGTCGCGGTCGGCGAGCTTGCGCAGGTAGCGCAGCATCGCGGTCTCGGAGCGGTGCTGGTGGAAGACCGGGTGGGTCAGGAAGTCGTCCGTGCGCAGCAGCGCCTCGGGCAGCGCTTCCGCGACCGTGGCGTCCAGCGCCTCGATGTCGCCCTCGGCGCCGAAGGCGGCCCAGACGGCGGAGAGCTGCGCGCGGGTGGTGGTCTCGTCGCAGGCGACGGAGACGTGGTCGGCGTCGACGAGGCGGAGGTTGACCCCGCGCTCCCGCGCGTCGGCGACGATGCCGGCAGCCTTGCCGGGCGCCCGGACGGTCAGGGTGTCGAAGAACGCGCCGTGCACGACCTCGGCACCGGAGGCGCGCAGGCCCTCGGCCAGGATCGCGGCGTAGCGGTGGGTGCGCCGGGCGATCGTCCGCAGCCCGTCCGGTCCGTGGTAGACCGCGTACATCCCGGCCATCACGGCGAGGAGCACCTGCGCGGTGCAGATGTTGCTGGTGGCCTTCTCACGGCGGATGTGCTGCTCGCGGGTCTGGAGGGCCAGGCGGTACGCCTTGTTGCCGTCCGCGTCGACGGAGACGCCGACGAGGCGGCCGGGCAGGGAGCGGGCGAACTTCTCGCGGACCGCCATGAAGCCGGCGTGCGGGCCACCGAAGCCCATCGGGACGCCGAAGCGCTGGGTGGTGCCGACCGCGATGTCGGCGCCGAGCGCGCCGGGCGAGGTGAGCAGCGTGAGGGCCAGCAGGTCGGCGGCGACGGTGACGATCGCGCCCAGCTCGTGGGCCTGCGCGATGACGGGTTCGATGGCCCGGACGGCTCCGGAGGCGCCCGGGTACTGGAGCAGGACGCCGAAGACGCCGCGCTCGGCGATATCGGCGGGGATGCCGTCGCTCAGGTCGGCGACGACGACCTCGACGCCGGTCGGCTCGGCGCGCGTCTCGATCACCGCGACGGTCTGGGGAAGGGTGTCGGCGTCGACCAGGAAGACGCCGCTCTTGACCTTGCCGACGCGCCGGGCGAGCGCCATCGCCTCGGCGGCCGCGGTGCCCTCGTCGAGCAGGGAGGCGCCGGAGGTGGGCAGCCCGGTGAGCTCGGCGACCATCGTCTGGAAGTTCAGCAGGGCCTCCAGGCGGCCCTGGGAGATCTCCGGCTGGTACGGCGTGTAGGCCGTGTACCACGCGGGGTTCTCCATGACGTTGCGCAGGATGACGGGCGGCGTGAAGGTGCCGTAGTAGCCCAGGCCGATCATCGGGGCCAGCACCTCGTTGCGGTCGGCCAGCGAACGCAGTTCGGCCAGCACCTCCGCCTCGGTACGCGCCGACGGAAGATTCAGGGCCTCCGCGCTCCTGATCACGTCGGGCACGGCCGCGGCGGTGAGCTCGTCGAGCGAGCCGTAGCCGACCTGGGCGAGCATCTTCGCCCGCGCCTCGGCGTCCGGCCCTATGTGGCGCTGCTCGAACGGAATGCCCTGCTCCAGCTGGGAGAGCGAAGTGCGACGGGGGGTCATGGTGGAGGCCTCCTGGTCTGTCACGACCTGCGAGGGGCACCACGGCGCGGGTGCCCGAACGGCCTCCCCCTCTGTCATCTCAACCTGAGAGCTTCACCGGCTCGCCCGGGGGCATGCCGACTTTCACCGTCGGTGAGGGTCGAATCCGTCCGGGCCTGCGCCCGCGCGGAACCGCCCTGCTTTCCAGAGTGACCTCGTCCGTGCGGTACGGGAGCCTGAGAGATTCCGGGGAGGAGTTGCTCCTTCGGCGCCTCCGGATTCCGCACCGGAGGACTCTCCCGCACGGGGTCAGCAGCCACCGCCAGCCTACCAGCGGCCTTCGCGCCGGAGCTCTCGAGTGGCCGACACCGCGAATCTGCACTTCTGTGGTGCTGGTGGGGCAACGCGGACCACCTTGAGCAGCCGCGACCAGTGGGAGGCACCGTGCAGACCGACATCGATCCGCGCCGCCTGATCGGCCGCAAGGCATTCGATCGCAAGGGCGCCAAGATCGGAACGGTGGATGAGGTCTATCTCGACGACGCGACGGGCGTCCCCGAATGGGCGGCCGTGCGCACCGGACTGTTCAGCAGGGACGCCTTCGTCCCGCTGGAGCCCAGCGAATTCGTCGAGGACGCGCTGCGCGTCCCCTTCGACCGGGCGCTGATCAAGGGCGCGCCGGACTTCGGGGTCGGGAGGCACCTCTCGCCCGAGCAGGAACTGCAGCTCTACCGCCACTACGGACTGGACACCCCGCCCGCGGGCGGCTCCGACCGGGACTTCGGCAGGCTGGCAGGCCAGGAGGAGTAGTCGGGCGGCTCGCGGACGAGGGGCAGCGGGTCCGCAGGGAGCAGCAGCGGATCGTCGACGCGGAAGGTGAGCACCCGGCCGGGCGCGCTCCACGGCTGCTCGAACCGGACGGTGACCCGGCCGATCCCGCTCCCCTGCACCCATCCGTGTCCGTGCTGCTCGTGGTGCACGTCGTGCCCGGCGGACCAGCGCCGGGCGGCGAGCGGCTCGGGAGTCTCCGGCTCGGGCTCCCCGGCGCTCCCCTCCCCGCCGCCCTCCGCGGCCGGCGTCTGGTCCTCCTGAGCCCGCCGGGCGCGTTCCCGCGCGTCGGCGGCCTGGGCGAACAGATCCTCCTGGGTGAAGTCGGCGAGGCCCGTGACGCCGACCCCCAGCAGCCGTACGCCGCCCGTGGTGTCCACGGACTCCAGCAGCCGCCCGGCCGCCTCACGGACCACCGTGGGATCGTCGGTGGGCCCTCTGAGCGTCTCGGAGCGGGTCAGCGTGGAGAAGTCGTAGCGGCGCACCTTCAGTACCACGGTCCGGCCCGACCGGTCGGCGGCGCGCAGCCGCTCCACGCACCGGACCGCCAGCCGCTCCACCTCGGCCCGCACCCGGACCCGGTCGTGCAGGTCCACGTCGAAGGTGTCCTCCACCGATACGGACTTGGCGTCCCGCTCGGCGACGACCGGCCGGTCGTCGAGGCCCAGCGCCATCCGGTGGAGCCCATGGCCGTGGGCCTTGCCGACCAGCCGTACGAGCTCCGCCTCGCCCGCCTCCGCCAGGTCGTGGACGGTGGTCATGCCGGCGCGCCGGAGGTGGTCGCCGGTGGCCGGACCGACCCCCGGCAGCACCCGGACGGACAGGGGGGCGAGCAGCTCACGCTCGGTGCCCGGCTCGATGAGGACGAGACCGTCCGGCTTGGCCTGCTCCGAGGCGATCTTGGCGAGCATCTTGGAGCCCGCGAGTCCGACGGAACCGCTGAGGCCGGTCACGGCGCGGATGGCCGCCCGGAGCTCCTCCCCGGTCGTAAGGGCCGAGGACGCGTCGTCCGCCGTCCCGCCGGCCTCCAGGTCCACGAACGCCTCGTCCAGGCTCAGCGGCTCCACCAGGGGTGACAGCCGCCCCAGGAGCCCCATCACCTGCTCGCTCACCGTGCGGTACAGCGAGAAGCGGGGCACCAGGTAGGCCGCGTTCGGCGCGAGCCGCCGGGCCTGCGCGGTGGGCATCGCCGAGTGCACCCCCAGCCGCCGGGCCTCGTAGGAGGCGGTGGCGACCACACCACGGGGGCCGAGGCCGCCCACCACGACCGCCTTGCCGCGCAGACTCGGCTTGGCCGCCTGCTCCGCCGACGCGTAGAAGGCGTCCATGTCCAGGTGGAGGATGGTGGGCGCGGGTCTCACACCGTCGATGCTGCCCTACGGCACTGACAACGGGACGGTCCGGCGCCCCCCGGGGTGCCGGACCGTCCCGATTCCGTCCTGCTGTCGCGTCGTGCCGTCCGCCCGGCTCAGCCGGCGCGGTTGCGCCGCCGGGCCAGCTCGTCAGCGGGGTTGTGGCCGACCAGGGTCTCGCCGGTGTCGACCCGTTCGCCGTGCAGCTGGGAGAGCGCCGCGTCCACATCCCGCCAGACGACGCCGACGGCGATCCCGAAGACGCCCTGCCCGCCCTGGAGCAGGCTGACGACCTCGTCGGGCGAGGAGCACTCGTAGACCGTGGCCCCGTCACTCATCAGCGTCATGCGTTCGAGGTCCTGGAATCCGCGGGCCCGCAGATGCTGGACCGTGGTGCGGATGTTCTGCAGAGCGACTCCGGTGTCCAGGAACCGTTTGACGATCTTCAGGAGAACGACGTCCCGGAAACTGTAGAGACGCTGGGTCCCCGACCCGTAGGCCGGACGCACACTCGGCTCCACCAGTCCCGTACGGGCCCAGTAGTCCAGCTGACGGTAGGTGATCCCCGCCGCCGCGCACGCCGTCGGTCCGCGGTAGCCGATGTCGTCGGCACCGCTCGCCGCTGCCACGCCGCCCCCTGCCACCACCGCCGGCTGAACCGGCTGCCTGATGGCGTGGTCGGCTCCACTGCCGTGCTGCGGATACGGCCCACCCGCCGCCGTACCGTCGCCGCTGCTTCTCACGCCGACCTCCGTCCTTGACCTGCCCACTCGAAGGTAGGCAGTCACTCGGGGTGCGTCAACGATCGCCACACTCGGCACGCCGAGTGATAATCACCCTGAGGGTGGTTTCCCGTGTCTCGTTTCCGGGAAAGGCTTGCCGGATGCGCTGACGACACCCTTGCGGGACGGTCACTGGCTGTTCGTACCGAAGTCCTCCGGAGAGATCTGGTCGAGGAATTCGCGGAACTTCTCCACCTCGTCCTCCTGCTCGTCGGGGATCGCGATGCCCGCGTCGTCCAGCACGCTCTCACTGCCGTAGATCGGCGTACCGGTCCGCAGGGCGAGCGCTATGGCGTCGGAGGGTCTGGCGCTCACCTCGACTCCGCCCGCGAAGACGAGCTCCGCGTAGAAGACCCCTTCCCGGAGGTCCGTGATACGGACCTCGGTGAGCTCCTGGCCCAGGGCCTCGAGGACATCCTTGAACAGGTCATGGGTCAGCGGCCTGGCGGGAGCCATGCCCTGCTGGGCGAAGGCAATCGCGGTCGCCTCCCCCGGACCGATCCAAATGGGGAGGTACCGGTCGCCTCCCACTTCACGCAGGAGAACGATCGGTTGGTTGGAGGGCATTTCCACCCGGACACCGACAACGTCGAGCTCGTTCACACAGCAACCCTAGGACGTGCTCGCCATGTTTGGGTAGTCGGGCTCCGCCGAGGTCAGTGCAGACGGCTGCGCAGAGCGCTCTGCACGAGGGCCGCGTGCAGCCGTACGGACAGTTCGGCGAGCTCGTTCGCGGTGGCCTCCGCATGGGCCCTGGTCTGCGGGTTACGGTGCCGCCGCAGAGGCGCGACCAGCTGTTCCACCAGCCCCGCCTCCCGGTCGGCGGAGGCACGCATGGAGCGAAGATGGCGCGGCTCCAGACCGAAACGGCCGAGATCCGCCACCAGCTTGGCGACGGTCACCATCTCGGCGTCGTATCCGCCGTCCGGGGACGGGACGATGAGCCCGTAGGACTCCCACTCCGTCAGCCGCTCCTCGTCGACCTCGGCGGCCGCCAGGAGCTCGGCCCGCCCGATCCGGGCCGCGGTCGCCTCACCGGTGCCGGCGTCCCACACCCCGTCGGCCAGGTCCCGCCGGTCGCCGGGCGAAGGCAGGACGGGCTGCTCGCCCCGGGCCAGCGCGTCCAGATGCTCCCGGATGACCTTCAGCGGCAGGTAGTGGTCCCGCTGCATGCGGAGCACCTGGGCCAGGCGCTCCACATCACGGGGAGCGAACTTCCGGTATCCGGAAGGTGTGCGCTGCGGCTCGACGAGCCCCTCGGCCTCCAGGAACCGGATCTTGGAGATGGTGACTTCGGGAAACTCCTCGCGCAGCTGGATGAGCACCGTTCCGATGCTCATCGGGCGCGCTTCCGCGGTGGCGGTGCCGTTTCCGGCACCGCCTGACGGTGTTCGCAGCATGGGCCTTCCTCGGGGTCCCCCCGGACCGGGTCCGGGGCTGGTCACACGCCCCGCGGGCTCGCGTAGAAGACCAGGCGGTATTTTCCGATCTGGACTTCGTCGCCGTTGGACAGCGGGACCGAATCGATGCGCTCACGGTTGACGTAGGTGCCGTTGAGGCTGCCGACATCACCCACGGTGAAGCTACCGTCCGGGCTCCTGCGGAACTCCACATGACGCCGCGACACGGTCACGTCGTCGAGAAAGATGTCGCTCTGCGGGTGACGGCCGGCCGTGGTGAGGTCGCTGTCGAGCAGAAAGCGGCTGCCGGAGTTCGGACCGCGCCGCACGACCAGCAGCGCCGAACCGGCGGGCAGGGCGTCGACAGCGGCCTGGGCCTCCGGGGAGAGCGAGGGCAGAGTGGTCTGGCCCGTCGCCTCCGCCTCATAGGCCTCGAGCCCCGAGATGGAGATCGTGGACGTCGTCTCCGAGGGGCGCTCGGGAACGCCGCCCCGCAGCGGAGCCCCGCAGTTGGAACAGAACTTGCTGGCCTCCGCGTTGCGGTGGCCGCACCTCGTGCAGACCGGCATCGACGCGCCCTCCGGGGTGAACCCTCCACCCGCACTCGAGGCTGATGGTGCGCCGAAACCTATGCGTCCGGCACCGGC
Proteins encoded in this window:
- a CDS encoding PRC-barrel domain-containing protein, with the protein product MQTDIDPRRLIGRKAFDRKGAKIGTVDEVYLDDATGVPEWAAVRTGLFSRDAFVPLEPSEFVEDALRVPFDRALIKGAPDFGVGRHLSPEQELQLYRHYGLDTPPAGGSDRDFGRLAGQEE
- a CDS encoding FHA domain-containing protein; its protein translation is MKLFAKLFGKSAREDSNSAARHRAPRHGQGEEQEAERPLFRDEVSGAPRGDGVSSVDPAGAGRIGFGAPSASSAGGGFTPEGASMPVCTRCGHRNAEASKFCSNCGAPLRGGVPERPSETTSTISISGLEAYEAEATGQTTLPSLSPEAQAAVDALPAGSALLVVRRGPNSGSRFLLDSDLTTAGRHPQSDIFLDDVTVSRRHVEFRRSPDGSFTVGDVGSLNGTYVNRERIDSVPLSNGDEVQIGKYRLVFYASPRGV
- the gcvP gene encoding aminomethyl-transferring glycine dehydrogenase; the encoded protein is MTPRRTSLSQLEQGIPFEQRHIGPDAEARAKMLAQVGYGSLDELTAAAVPDVIRSAEALNLPSARTEAEVLAELRSLADRNEVLAPMIGLGYYGTFTPPVILRNVMENPAWYTAYTPYQPEISQGRLEALLNFQTMVAELTGLPTSGASLLDEGTAAAEAMALARRVGKVKSGVFLVDADTLPQTVAVIETRAEPTGVEVVVADLSDGIPADIAERGVFGVLLQYPGASGAVRAIEPVIAQAHELGAIVTVAADLLALTLLTSPGALGADIAVGTTQRFGVPMGFGGPHAGFMAVREKFARSLPGRLVGVSVDADGNKAYRLALQTREQHIRREKATSNICTAQVLLAVMAGMYAVYHGPDGLRTIARRTHRYAAILAEGLRASGAEVVHGAFFDTLTVRAPGKAAGIVADARERGVNLRLVDADHVSVACDETTTRAQLSAVWAAFGAEGDIEALDATVAEALPEALLRTDDFLTHPVFHQHRSETAMLRYLRKLADRDYALDRGMIPLGSCTMKLNATAEMESITWPEFGALHPFAPAEQAQGFLTLIRELEERLAEVTGYDAVSIQPNAGSQGEFAGLLAVRAYHRANGDDQRTVCLIPSSAHGTNAASAVMAGMKVVVVKTADDGEVDVADLRAKIEQYRDELAVLMITYPSTHGVFEEHVADICGEVHDAGGQVYVDGANLNALVGLAKPGKFGGDVSHLNLHKTFCIPHGGGGPGVGPVGVRAHLAPYLPNHPLQPGAGPETGVGPISAAPWGSAGILPISWAYVRLMGGEGLKRATQVAVLAANYIAKRLEPHYPILYTGPAGLVAHECIVDLRPISKATGVSIDDVAKRLIDYGFHSPTMSFPVAGTLMIEPTESEDLAELDRFCDTMIAIRAEIEKVASGEWAADDNPLANAPHTAAALGGDWEHGYSREEAVFPAGVSAADKYWPPVRRIDGAFGDRNLVCSCPPLDAYDA
- a CDS encoding bifunctional nuclease family protein, which encodes MNELDVVGVRVEMPSNQPIVLLREVGGDRYLPIWIGPGEATAIAFAQQGMAPARPLTHDLFKDVLEALGQELTEVRITDLREGVFYAELVFAGGVEVSARPSDAIALALRTGTPIYGSESVLDDAGIAIPDEQEDEVEKFREFLDQISPEDFGTNSQ
- a CDS encoding DUF5999 family protein; translation: MCQHQPPCPTADSPDREAARLTAHHPEQGWSLLCNGVLLFEDTGELLPNGQIIAPHRPLVKAA
- a CDS encoding MerR family transcriptional regulator; amino-acid sequence: MLRTPSGGAGNGTATAEARPMSIGTVLIQLREEFPEVTISKIRFLEAEGLVEPQRTPSGYRKFAPRDVERLAQVLRMQRDHYLPLKVIREHLDALARGEQPVLPSPGDRRDLADGVWDAGTGEATAARIGRAELLAAAEVDEERLTEWESYGLIVPSPDGGYDAEMVTVAKLVADLGRFGLEPRHLRSMRASADREAGLVEQLVAPLRRHRNPQTRAHAEATANELAELSVRLHAALVQSALRSRLH
- a CDS encoding DNA polymerase IV, producing MRPAPTILHLDMDAFYASAEQAAKPSLRGKAVVVGGLGPRGVVATASYEARRLGVHSAMPTAQARRLAPNAAYLVPRFSLYRTVSEQVMGLLGRLSPLVEPLSLDEAFVDLEAGGTADDASSALTTGEELRAAIRAVTGLSGSVGLAGSKMLAKIASEQAKPDGLVLIEPGTERELLAPLSVRVLPGVGPATGDHLRRAGMTTVHDLAEAGEAELVRLVGKAHGHGLHRMALGLDDRPVVAERDAKSVSVEDTFDVDLHDRVRVRAEVERLAVRCVERLRAADRSGRTVVLKVRRYDFSTLTRSETLRGPTDDPTVVREAAGRLLESVDTTGGVRLLGVGVTGLADFTQEDLFAQAADARERARRAQEDQTPAAEGGGEGSAGEPEPETPEPLAARRWSAGHDVHHEQHGHGWVQGSGIGRVTVRFEQPWSAPGRVLTFRVDDPLLLPADPLPLVREPPDYSSWPASLPKSRSEPPAGGVSSP
- a CDS encoding MerR family transcriptional regulator encodes the protein MAAASGADDIGYRGPTACAAAGITYRQLDYWARTGLVEPSVRPAYGSGTQRLYSFRDVVLLKIVKRFLDTGVALQNIRTTVQHLRARGFQDLERMTLMSDGATVYECSSPDEVVSLLQGGQGVFGIAVGVVWRDVDAALSQLHGERVDTGETLVGHNPADELARRRNRAG
- a CDS encoding glutamate--cysteine ligase codes for the protein MGEKVVAGAVDLSDRQAYRAKLNQCLEGLDRLLVERRFDRPRNLMGLEIELNLAGSDGMPRMMNQQVLQRIASRDFQTELGMFNLEVNIVPHRLGGRVFDQLSEELRTGLAYAHRKAGEVDAGIVMIGILPTLGEHDVVSANLSDVDRYTLLNDQMAAARGEDFLLDIDGVERLVCTSPSIAPEAACTSVQLHLQVTPDRFADVWNAAQAITGVQIALGANAPFLFGKELWRESRPPLFQQATDVRPPELANQGVRPRTWFGERWIDSAHELFEENLRYFPPLLPICDDEDPLKVLDEGGVPELAELVLHNGTVYRWNRPVYGIADGVPHLRVENRVLPAGPTVTDVIANAAFYYGLVRALAEESRPVWSRLPFEAAEENFTEACRHGIEAEMLWPRSGRSGGLARIPAVRLVLDELLPLAAAGLDAWHIEPADRDRYLGVIEERCRRRVNGASWQVATYHRALDAGLRREAALAATTRRYAELMHAGEPVHTWPVGFPAP